In Agromyces archimandritae, one genomic interval encodes:
- a CDS encoding IS1249 family transposase yields the protein MVCGSRLVKNGRHPSGTQRWRCRTCGSSTVRHRPDVREREQLRRFLRWLSGKASQAEHGGGTGRTFRHDTAWCWQLQPRMPVTGEVHDTVLVDGIWIGTWCLLIAISDTGHVIAWQWCARESTAAWTALFDQVPAPIVAVTDGGSGIRAALHNTWPDTAVQRCIFHLQLNVTGELTRTPRTAAGRALRQISLNLSNVHDIDAAITWQLTLEAWWQQYGHLTRERTLYDNGRFGFTHDRLRKAWGILHRAARAGHVFTHLTHGNPRTTSRLEGLNSQIRNLLHQHRGMPIEHRKRAAEWFLLLHEIPINHAHEHATLPAPAPRPARNETTGQPTLYDTGLDATEGLWLRTGWAGRS from the coding sequence ATGGTATGCGGATCACGACTCGTGAAGAACGGACGCCATCCCTCGGGAACCCAACGCTGGCGATGCCGGACATGCGGATCCTCGACCGTGCGGCATCGCCCGGACGTACGCGAACGCGAACAACTGCGTCGTTTCCTGCGCTGGCTGTCTGGGAAGGCCTCGCAAGCCGAACACGGCGGTGGGACCGGTCGCACTTTCAGACATGACACCGCCTGGTGCTGGCAGCTACAGCCTCGGATGCCCGTCACCGGTGAAGTCCACGACACGGTCCTCGTCGACGGGATCTGGATCGGCACCTGGTGTCTGCTGATCGCGATCAGCGATACCGGCCATGTCATCGCGTGGCAGTGGTGCGCCCGGGAGTCCACCGCAGCCTGGACGGCCCTGTTCGATCAAGTCCCCGCCCCGATCGTCGCCGTCACCGACGGCGGCTCCGGAATCCGCGCCGCACTGCACAACACCTGGCCGGATACCGCGGTGCAACGCTGCATCTTCCACCTGCAACTCAACGTCACCGGCGAACTGACCCGAACACCCCGCACCGCAGCCGGCCGCGCACTCCGACAGATCTCGCTGAACCTCAGCAACGTCCACGACATCGATGCCGCGATCACCTGGCAGCTCACCCTCGAAGCCTGGTGGCAGCAATACGGCCACCTCACCCGTGAACGCACCCTCTACGACAACGGCCGCTTCGGCTTCACCCACGACCGGCTCCGGAAAGCCTGGGGCATCCTGCACCGTGCCGCCCGAGCCGGCCACGTCTTCACCCACCTCACCCACGGCAACCCCCGCACGACATCACGACTGGAAGGCCTGAACTCACAGATCCGCAACCTGCTCCACCAGCACCGCGGCATGCCCATCGAGCACCGCAAACGAGCCGCCGAATGGTTCCTGCTCCTGCACGAGATCCCCATCAACCACGCCCACGAACACGCGACCCTGCCAGCCCCCGCACCCCGGCCCGCCCGCAACGAGACAACCGGCCAGCCCACCCTCTACGACACCGGACTCGATGCCACCGAAGGCCTCTGGCTCAGAACAGGCTGGGCCGGACGATCATGA